One Aerosakkonema funiforme FACHB-1375 genomic window carries:
- a CDS encoding PAS domain S-box protein, with translation MKNTKLATRKTCQRFLSSQTVEMTLQLYERAIAATSTSIVIADALLPDFPIIYCNAAFVQLTGYSLDEILGQSCLFLQGRDTDLSGLAQIQQALQAKRECRVVLKNYRKDGGAFWNELTISPVRDVRDRITHFICVQVDVTEQQKAKKRMQAQSAAMNASADGMAIFDSTGEFIYINEAYAQMNGYDSARDLMGKNWQLLYDRAELRIFEQYILPALEKRGRWRGEAVGLRQDGSKYRQELSLSEIEAGMGIVCVVRDISDRKQAEVALQQVNESLERRIAVDRAQLRQVIDKLHRETLERQQAQAILRESEALLRPVVTNLPIILFATDKEGKIALLEGKGLEPLNLKPGELIGRSILELYLQEPDILSRISHVLAGEETAWVCEIGNLVYENRATPLKNQSGEILGCIGMAMDITYHVKLEEALRQQADRELLVGAIAQRIRKSLNLEEVLNTTVQEVRQFLQTDRVVLYRFESDWSGVVVVESVGENCEPILGIPIEDPCFKEKYVRQYQQGRIRAIADIYTSDIAQCHIDLLARFEVQANLVVPILQGENLWGLLIAHHCSGPREWQETEVTLLAQLSVQIAISIQQSELYQKLQTELVDRLQAEAALRQREELLCQKACELEQTLNELQKTQFQLIQSEKMSSLGQLVAGVAHEINNPVNFIYGNIEPARNYIQDLLDIIDLYEQHCRQPSAEIEEKAEQIDLEFIKQDLPKLLESMRVGADRIREIVRSLRYFSRTDEAEVKAVNIHEGIDSTLMILQNRLKPNANYSGISILQEYGNLPNVVCYPGQINQVFMNILSNAIDALQESSRYSVADSQENSHPTPTIRIRTEVLHNNRIAIRIADNGPGMPEAVRQRLFDPFFTTKPVGKGTGLGLSISYQIVVERHGGKLHCFSQLGKGTEFAIEIPLHQNGG, from the coding sequence ATGAAAAACACAAAACTAGCTACGCGCAAAACCTGTCAAAGGTTCTTGAGTAGCCAGACAGTCGAGATGACGTTGCAGTTATACGAACGGGCGATCGCAGCAACCAGCACAAGTATCGTAATTGCCGATGCGCTTTTACCGGATTTTCCTATTATTTACTGCAATGCAGCTTTTGTGCAACTTACAGGTTATTCGCTGGACGAAATTTTGGGACAAAGCTGCCTTTTTTTACAAGGCAGGGACACTGACCTATCTGGGTTGGCGCAAATCCAACAGGCGCTGCAAGCCAAGCGGGAATGCCGGGTAGTATTGAAGAACTATCGCAAAGACGGCGGTGCTTTTTGGAATGAATTGACTATTTCGCCAGTGCGAGATGTGCGCGATCGCATCACTCACTTTATTTGCGTACAAGTAGATGTAACTGAGCAACAAAAAGCTAAAAAGAGAATGCAAGCGCAATCTGCGGCAATGAATGCTTCAGCAGATGGAATGGCTATTTTCGATTCTACAGGGGAATTTATCTACATAAATGAAGCTTACGCTCAAATGAATGGATATGACAGTGCCAGAGATCTGATGGGGAAAAATTGGCAACTTCTCTACGATCGAGCAGAACTAAGAATATTTGAGCAGTATATTCTGCCTGCTCTGGAAAAACGTGGGCGATGGCGAGGTGAAGCGGTTGGTTTGCGACAAGATGGCAGCAAGTATCGGCAAGAATTATCCTTGAGCGAGATTGAAGCAGGCATGGGAATAGTTTGCGTAGTGCGGGACATCAGCGATCGCAAGCAAGCAGAAGTGGCGCTGCAACAAGTAAACGAATCGCTCGAACGCCGAATCGCTGTGGACAGAGCTCAATTGAGACAAGTCATTGACAAACTGCACAGGGAAACGCTGGAAAGGCAGCAGGCACAAGCAATTTTACGCGAAAGCGAAGCACTGCTGCGGCCTGTGGTCACCAATTTACCGATAATATTATTTGCGACCGATAAAGAAGGTAAGATCGCTCTTTTAGAAGGAAAAGGATTAGAGCCTTTGAATCTAAAACCTGGGGAATTAATTGGGCGATCGATCCTCGAACTCTACCTTCAAGAACCCGATATTCTCAGCAGAATTAGCCACGTCCTTGCAGGTGAAGAAACTGCCTGGGTTTGTGAAATTGGAAACTTGGTATATGAAAATCGAGCTACACCCCTAAAAAACCAAAGTGGTGAAATCTTGGGCTGCATCGGTATGGCAATGGATATCACCTATCACGTAAAACTTGAAGAAGCATTGCGGCAGCAAGCGGATCGGGAACTGCTGGTAGGAGCGATCGCTCAACGCATTCGCAAGTCTTTAAATCTAGAGGAAGTCCTCAATACCACAGTACAAGAAGTGCGGCAATTTCTGCAAACAGACAGAGTAGTACTTTACCGCTTTGAATCGGATTGGAGTGGCGTGGTGGTGGTGGAATCTGTGGGCGAAAATTGCGAACCAATTTTAGGAATTCCGATCGAAGATCCGTGCTTTAAAGAAAAGTACGTTCGGCAATACCAACAAGGTCGCATTCGGGCGATCGCAGATATCTACACCAGCGATATTGCCCAGTGTCACATCGATTTACTAGCTCGGTTTGAAGTGCAAGCTAACCTGGTAGTTCCCATTTTGCAAGGAGAAAACTTGTGGGGATTGCTGATCGCTCATCATTGTAGTGGCCCAAGGGAATGGCAGGAAACAGAAGTCACCCTGCTAGCACAATTGAGCGTGCAAATAGCAATTTCCATTCAGCAATCCGAATTATATCAAAAATTACAAACAGAACTTGTCGATCGCCTGCAAGCTGAAGCTGCCTTGCGACAAAGAGAAGAATTACTTTGCCAAAAAGCCTGCGAACTCGAACAAACCCTCAACGAGTTGCAAAAAACGCAATTCCAACTCATTCAGAGCGAGAAAATGTCTAGTTTGGGGCAATTAGTCGCCGGTGTAGCTCACGAAATTAATAATCCCGTCAACTTTATTTACGGTAATATTGAGCCTGCTAGAAATTACATTCAAGACTTGCTAGATATCATAGATCTCTACGAGCAGCACTGTCGGCAACCAAGTGCTGAAATTGAAGAAAAAGCCGAACAAATTGACCTAGAATTCATCAAGCAGGATTTACCGAAACTATTGGAGTCAATGCGGGTGGGAGCAGACCGAATTCGCGAAATAGTACGCAGTCTGCGTTACTTTTCGCGCACGGACGAAGCCGAGGTAAAAGCAGTGAATATTCACGAAGGCATTGACAGTACGCTCATGATTTTACAAAATCGTTTAAAACCCAATGCCAATTATTCCGGCATCTCGATCCTTCAAGAATATGGCAACCTACCTAATGTGGTGTGCTACCCCGGACAGATTAACCAGGTGTTTATGAATATCCTCAGCAATGCGATCGATGCTTTGCAAGAGAGTAGTAGGTATTCGGTTGCAGATAGTCAGGAAAATTCTCACCCAACACCGACAATTCGCATTCGCACTGAAGTTTTACACAACAACCGCATTGCGATCCGCATTGCTGACAATGGCCCAGGTATGCCAGAAGCGGTTCGTCAGCGCTTGTTCGATCCCTTTTTTACAACTAAACCAGTTGGTAAAGGTACCGGTCTTGGTTTGTCGATAAGTTACCAGATTGTAGTTGAAAGACACGGCGGTAAATTGCACTGTTTTAGCCAGCTTGGTAAAGGTACTGAGTTTGCGATCGAAATCCCTCTCCATCAGAATGGGGGGTAG
- a CDS encoding DJ-1/PfpI family protein, producing the protein MAAKKILMLVGDYVEDYEVMVPFQALQMVGHTVHAVCPDKKAGQKVRTSVHDFEGDQTYSEKPGHNFTLNANFDEVEPENYDALVVPGGRAPEYIRLNEKVLEITRHFAQTNKPIAAICHGLQLLAAAGVLQGKSCTAYPACGPDVTLAGGLYVNIPVDEAMVDGNLVTAPAWPAHPRWLGEFLKVLGTKIEHKDMVAV; encoded by the coding sequence ATGGCTGCCAAAAAGATTTTGATGCTTGTCGGCGACTATGTAGAGGATTATGAAGTGATGGTGCCGTTCCAGGCGCTACAAATGGTCGGACATACCGTTCATGCCGTGTGTCCCGACAAAAAAGCTGGACAAAAGGTACGAACATCCGTGCATGACTTTGAAGGCGACCAAACTTATAGCGAGAAACCAGGTCACAACTTTACTTTAAATGCCAACTTCGATGAAGTGGAACCAGAAAACTACGATGCTTTGGTTGTTCCAGGGGGACGTGCGCCGGAATATATCCGCTTAAATGAAAAAGTACTGGAAATAACTCGTCACTTTGCCCAAACAAATAAGCCTATTGCCGCTATTTGTCACGGATTGCAGCTTTTGGCAGCAGCTGGAGTTTTGCAAGGCAAGAGTTGCACTGCTTACCCAGCTTGCGGCCCAGATGTCACTCTTGCTGGTGGACTGTACGTTAATATTCCGGTTGATGAAGCGATGGTTGACGGTAATCTGGTGACGGCACCGGCTTGGCCCGCTCATCCCCGTTGGTTAGGGGAATTCCTCAAAGTTTTAGGAACTAAGATCGAACATAAGGATATGGTAGCGGTTTAG
- a CDS encoding hemerythrin domain-containing protein: MDAVELIKSDHRKVEKIFSQIEKTEDPDKLYEYFNELYTELNVHAQAEELTLYPAMRDHQETEDLVEEAEEEHDEAKILLEEIKSLSPSSPEFKEKIRQLKEEVLHHVEEEESEILPQVSEYMSEAELNQVAEEFQDTKSRLQDDISEAASR, from the coding sequence ATGGACGCTGTTGAATTAATCAAATCAGATCATCGCAAAGTCGAAAAAATTTTCTCACAAATTGAGAAAACGGAAGACCCCGATAAACTCTACGAATACTTCAACGAACTTTACACAGAGTTAAACGTACACGCCCAAGCGGAAGAGTTAACCTTGTATCCGGCAATGCGCGACCATCAAGAAACTGAGGACTTGGTTGAAGAAGCAGAAGAAGAACACGATGAAGCTAAGATATTGCTGGAGGAAATTAAATCTCTCAGTCCCAGTTCACCTGAATTTAAGGAAAAAATTAGACAATTAAAAGAAGAGGTTCTGCATCATGTAGAGGAAGAAGAAAGCGAAATATTGCCGCAAGTGAGCGAGTACATGAGCGAAGCAGAATTGAACCAAGTTGCTGAGGAATTTCAAGATACTAAAAGCAGGTTACAGGATGATATTTCAGAAGCTGCCAGTCGTTGA
- a CDS encoding hemerythrin domain-containing protein — MVSTLDDTKRTAIAVKLADIKALQNLLISNEQLLLNQCGDQEICDRLRDMLNDDQKNLGVLDTVIVQYGVKGDPKETTQEMIEKTQKLMQGSELTLYEKFAHHELLKHGQVMKGLLVHKAAQVVGADVEAAITPLNTVNFENRAHQEQLKGILEILGTRELTGKDPDQGIWARVQDAIAAFTGVAGSVVTRSKSDMNIQELIRMDHTKVNTLFAQVQSTNDPQKLQEYFGQIYKDLSAHSEAEEQIVYPAVRSYYEKTDDLYKEQAEMKQLLERIKSISPSSPNFKDEVKQLMNAVMHHVQQEENEMFRKINDNFSEQQQEQMATDFKTAKSKIQDKMAASMK; from the coding sequence ATGGTATCGACTCTTGACGACACCAAGCGTACAGCTATTGCAGTTAAATTAGCTGACATCAAAGCATTGCAAAACTTGCTCATTAGTAACGAGCAATTGCTGCTGAATCAATGTGGGGATCAAGAAATATGCGATCGCCTGCGAGATATGCTCAATGACGACCAGAAAAACCTCGGTGTTTTGGACACTGTAATTGTTCAGTACGGTGTCAAGGGAGACCCGAAAGAAACCACCCAGGAAATGATCGAAAAGACTCAGAAATTGATGCAAGGTTCTGAGTTAACTTTGTATGAAAAGTTCGCCCATCACGAACTGCTCAAGCACGGTCAAGTGATGAAAGGTTTGCTGGTTCACAAAGCCGCCCAAGTTGTTGGTGCTGATGTGGAAGCCGCTATCACTCCTTTGAACACGGTCAACTTTGAGAACCGCGCTCATCAAGAGCAACTCAAAGGAATTCTGGAAATTCTGGGCACTCGCGAACTGACCGGTAAAGATCCGGATCAAGGCATTTGGGCTCGCGTTCAAGATGCGATCGCTGCTTTCACAGGCGTTGCGGGTAGCGTTGTCACTCGCAGCAAGAGCGATATGAATATTCAAGAGCTGATCAGAATGGATCACACCAAGGTGAATACTCTGTTCGCTCAAGTTCAATCTACTAACGATCCTCAAAAGCTGCAAGAATATTTCGGCCAAATCTACAAGGATTTGAGCGCTCACTCGGAAGCTGAAGAACAAATTGTTTACCCAGCAGTACGTTCTTACTACGAAAAGACAGACGATCTGTATAAAGAACAAGCTGAAATGAAGCAGCTGCTGGAACGAATTAAGTCTATCAGCCCCTCTTCACCTAACTTCAAAGACGAAGTTAAACAGCTGATGAATGCTGTGATGCACCACGTCCAGCAAGAAGAAAACGAAATGTTCCGGAAAATCAACGACAATTTCAGCGAACAGCAACAGGAACAAATGGCTACAGATTTCAAGACAGCCAAGAGCAAGATCCAAGATAAAATGGCTGCTTCCATGAAGTAG
- a CDS encoding DUF2231 domain-containing protein has product MTQTPNLPPLIESDETDYRDSGVTSTVAIAGHPLHPLIVTLPIAFLVGVAATDLVYWWTKDLFWARGSFWLIVAGLAIGILAAITGLMDFLKIERVRKRSAGWAHMLLNVVAILLTTVNLILRWGNYAGAILPTGLIISIFVATLLGFSGWYGAELVYRHKVAVIGYGDARR; this is encoded by the coding sequence ATGACACAAACTCCAAATCTCCCCCCGTTAATTGAAAGCGATGAGACGGATTATCGCGATAGCGGGGTAACAAGTACAGTAGCGATCGCAGGTCATCCCCTCCATCCACTGATCGTTACTTTACCAATAGCTTTTCTAGTGGGAGTAGCGGCAACTGACTTGGTATATTGGTGGACAAAAGATCTCTTCTGGGCGCGGGGTTCTTTTTGGCTAATCGTCGCTGGTTTAGCGATTGGCATACTAGCAGCAATCACCGGCTTGATGGATTTCCTAAAAATTGAACGAGTCCGCAAGCGCAGCGCAGGTTGGGCGCATATGCTACTCAATGTTGTAGCTATTCTCCTAACAACTGTCAACCTCATTCTGCGTTGGGGCAACTACGCAGGCGCAATTTTACCTACAGGACTGATTATTTCCATATTCGTAGCTACCCTTCTCGGTTTTTCCGGTTGGTACGGTGCCGAATTAGTCTATCGCCATAAAGTTGCTGTAATTGGCTACGGCGACGCACGCAGATAA
- a CDS encoding ribosomal maturation YjgA family protein, with translation MLQKATLRQLTILSLIIVTPLGFLSKYYKGPGDWWFNDYGGGVLYEIFWCLFVFLLIPNRPALVKIPIWVFIVTCILEILQLWHPPFLQAIRAQLWGKLLLGTTFVWWDFPHYAIGSLVGWLWLRQLWRLHVAKKRQNEKTS, from the coding sequence ATGCTTCAAAAAGCAACTCTTCGTCAGCTAACAATCCTCTCTCTCATCATCGTCACGCCGCTGGGCTTTTTATCAAAATACTACAAAGGCCCAGGCGATTGGTGGTTCAATGACTATGGCGGTGGCGTTCTTTACGAAATCTTCTGGTGTTTATTCGTATTTTTACTCATCCCAAACCGCCCAGCGCTGGTTAAAATACCAATATGGGTATTCATAGTTACTTGTATACTCGAAATTCTACAACTTTGGCATCCGCCGTTTTTACAAGCCATCCGCGCCCAGCTTTGGGGGAAATTGCTGCTGGGAACAACCTTTGTCTGGTGGGATTTTCCCCATTATGCGATCGGCTCGCTCGTCGGTTGGTTATGGTTGCGACAATTGTGGAGATTGCACGTAGCAAAAAAGAGACAAAATGAAAAAACAAGTTAA
- a CDS encoding DUF167 domain-containing protein: protein MKKQVKVKPNSKQQKIEEAADGSLSVHLKSPPVDGKANEELIKVLAEKFDVPKSKITIKSGLSSKTKLVEIDTEQ, encoded by the coding sequence ATGAAAAAACAAGTTAAAGTCAAACCTAATTCAAAACAGCAAAAAATTGAAGAAGCCGCAGATGGAAGTTTATCGGTACATTTGAAATCGCCGCCCGTAGATGGCAAAGCTAATGAAGAGTTGATTAAAGTCTTGGCAGAAAAGTTTGATGTACCCAAATCCAAAATCACCATCAAGTCAGGTTTATCCTCAAAAACCAAGCTAGTCGAAATAGATACAGAACAGTAG
- a CDS encoding pentapeptide repeat-containing protein, whose amino-acid sequence MMKYLKLSLSVITLIFGSTGINLQQVKSQVNYSNSNATVTELLQSKYCPSCNLQNANLRGASLTGANLEDANLSNVDLSNANLSGELVQFRCGNGLELVPSNLRGANLSGANLENANLKNANLENADLRGANLRGANLEGANLKGASLEGAMGIEQREYLIKRVNVILEKIGNKGNKCGNK is encoded by the coding sequence ATGATGAAATATTTGAAATTATCTCTATCTGTAATAACTTTAATCTTTGGCTCTACTGGGATTAATTTACAACAAGTTAAGAGCCAAGTCAACTACAGTAACAGTAACGCAACAGTAACAGAGTTGTTGCAATCTAAATATTGCCCAAGTTGCAATTTACAAAATGCTAATCTGAGAGGTGCTAGCTTGACAGGTGCGAACCTGGAAGATGCCAATCTCAGTAACGTCGATTTGAGCAATGCTAATTTGAGCGGGGAGTTAGTTCAGTTTAGGTGCGGAAATGGCCTGGAATTAGTACCGTCAAATTTAAGAGGTGCTAACCTCAGCGGTGCGAATTTGGAAAATGCTAACCTCAAAAATGCCAACTTGGAAAACGCGGATCTAAGAGGCGCTAATCTAAGAGGTGCTAACTTGGAAGGCGCTAATCTCAAAGGTGCCAGTCTGGAAGGCGCAATGGGAATAGAACAAAGAGAATATCTTATCAAACGGGTAAATGTCATTTTAGAAAAAATAGGTAATAAAGGTAATAAATGTGGCAATAAGTAG
- a CDS encoding SOS response-associated peptidase: protein MCGRFSFTQPDEIVAQLFHLSSVPNLSPRYNIAPTQSVPTVLVNSEDKERELKMLRWGLIPSWAKDIKMGAKLINARAETVAEKPAFRSAFKHRRCLVLADGFYEWQQQDGKKQPFYFRWEDGKPFAFAGLWERWEKGEGDAIASCTILTTEANDLMRPIHDRMPVILDPKDYETWLDPQVQKRETLESLLQPYQSEDMTVYPVSTKVNNARTDSPDCIKQA, encoded by the coding sequence ATGTGCGGAAGATTTAGCTTTACTCAGCCAGATGAGATAGTAGCCCAGCTATTCCACCTATCCTCTGTTCCGAACTTATCGCCAAGATATAACATTGCACCAACGCAATCAGTACCGACAGTTCTGGTAAATTCTGAGGATAAAGAACGGGAATTAAAAATGTTGCGTTGGGGTTTAATTCCATCTTGGGCTAAAGATATTAAAATGGGCGCTAAGCTGATTAATGCGCGGGCAGAAACTGTGGCCGAGAAGCCAGCTTTTCGTTCGGCTTTTAAGCATCGGCGCTGTCTGGTTTTGGCAGATGGTTTTTATGAATGGCAACAACAAGACGGAAAAAAGCAACCCTTTTATTTCCGCTGGGAAGATGGCAAACCTTTTGCGTTCGCTGGATTGTGGGAACGCTGGGAAAAAGGGGAAGGTGATGCGATCGCATCTTGTACGATCCTGACGACAGAGGCAAATGACCTCATGCGCCCGATACACGATCGAATGCCTGTCATCCTCGACCCCAAAGACTACGAAACATGGCTAGATCCGCAAGTGCAAAAACGCGAAACACTAGAATCGCTTTTGCAACCTTATCAGTCAGAGGATATGACCGTATATCCGGTTAGCACAAAAGTGAATAACGCCAGAACTGATAGTCCCGATTGTATCAAGCAGGCGTGA
- a CDS encoding zinc ribbon domain-containing protein: MVVYLANLSSGQQVYVENHGTQTAITLISSSSGQQQSQSTSFSTGTWTKPPVLFRNPAGFILQIEATEGSRFVRLQVNGISTLNEIPSLNNAEVVPLQQVEKSPQQSMSPMQPMKPMEPMKPMEPMRMGDMEMRMSPNMEMRMGNMQLRMGSIGEEKSSTGRFCSQCGKQVSESDRFCTHCGHRLTPA; encoded by the coding sequence ATGGTAGTTTACTTAGCTAACCTGAGTAGCGGTCAACAAGTTTACGTCGAAAATCACGGTACGCAAACAGCAATTACCCTCATTAGCAGCAGTTCGGGACAGCAGCAAAGCCAAAGCACTAGCTTTTCAACGGGCACTTGGACGAAGCCGCCAGTTTTATTCCGCAACCCCGCCGGTTTTATCCTGCAAATTGAGGCGACGGAAGGTTCTCGTTTTGTGCGTTTGCAAGTGAATGGAATCAGTACCCTCAATGAAATTCCCTCTCTCAATAATGCGGAAGTTGTACCGCTTCAGCAGGTAGAAAAAAGTCCTCAGCAGTCGATGTCGCCAATGCAACCGATGAAGCCTATGGAACCGATGAAACCTATGGAACCGATGCGAATGGGTGACATGGAAATGCGAATGTCACCCAATATGGAAATGCGAATGGGAAATATGCAGTTGCGGATGGGTTCTATAGGGGAAGAAAAATCCTCAACTGGGCGTTTTTGTTCGCAATGCGGTAAGCAGGTGAGTGAAAGCGATCGCTTTTGCACCCATTGCGGTCATCGCCTCACGCCTGCTTGA
- a CDS encoding Uma2 family endonuclease: protein MPQQLLKRLFTVKEYHLMVDAGILKEDDRVELIKGEIIQMSPIGRFHAACVKRLIRLFSQSLGEVAIVGAQDPVELDDLSEPQPDITLLQPRADFYESGHPETQDILLIIEVADTTVESDREVKIPPYAASGIVEVWLVNLPAESIEVYRQPSANGYQNVQVFQRGQSIFVAAFNDVNFTVDEILG from the coding sequence ATGCCACAGCAATTACTAAAACGACTATTTACCGTCAAAGAATATCACCTGATGGTTGATGCTGGTATTCTCAAAGAAGACGATCGCGTAGAACTTATCAAAGGAGAAATTATTCAAATGTCACCGATTGGAAGATTTCATGCTGCTTGTGTAAAACGATTAATTAGACTCTTTTCTCAATCGTTAGGTGAAGTGGCTATAGTTGGTGCCCAAGATCCAGTAGAATTAGACGACCTCTCCGAACCTCAGCCTGACATAACATTGCTGCAACCGAGAGCAGATTTTTACGAATCTGGGCATCCAGAAACACAAGATATCTTATTAATTATAGAAGTGGCAGATACCACAGTTGAATCCGATCGCGAAGTAAAAATTCCCCCTTACGCAGCTAGCGGTATTGTCGAAGTTTGGCTGGTAAACCTTCCGGCAGAATCTATCGAAGTTTATCGACAACCTTCAGCGAATGGTTACCAAAACGTGCAGGTATTTCAGCGCGGGCAATCTATTTTTGTAGCAGCTTTTAACGATGTTAATTTTACAGTTGATGAAATTTTGGGATAA
- a CDS encoding Uma2 family endonuclease: protein MPQQLLKRLFTVKEYHLMVNAGILKEDDRVELIKGEIIQMSPIGRFHAACVDRLIELFILRLGSLVNVRGQNPVELNDNSEPQPDLALLRRRADFYESGHPQTQDILLIIEVADTTVESDREVKIPLYAASGIVEVWLVNIPAECIEVYRQPSANGYQSVQIFQRGQSIFIEAFPDVSFTVDEILG from the coding sequence ATGCCACAGCAATTGCTAAAAAGACTATTTACCGTCAAAGAATATCACCTCATGGTTAATGCTGGTATTCTCAAAGAAGACGATCGCGTAGAACTTATCAAAGGAGAAATTATTCAAATGTCACCGATTGGAAGATTCCATGCTGCTTGTGTCGATCGACTAATTGAGTTATTTATTTTGCGCCTGGGGTCTTTGGTAAACGTTCGCGGACAGAACCCAGTCGAATTAAATGATAACTCCGAACCACAACCGGATTTAGCATTACTGCGAAGACGCGCAGATTTTTACGAATCCGGACATCCACAAACACAAGATATCTTATTAATTATAGAAGTGGCAGATACCACAGTTGAATCCGATCGCGAAGTAAAAATTCCCCTTTACGCAGCTAGCGGTATTGTCGAAGTTTGGTTAGTCAATATTCCCGCAGAATGTATCGAAGTTTATCGACAACCTTCAGCGAACGGTTATCAAAGCGTGCAGATATTTCAGCGCGGGCAATCTATTTTTATAGAAGCTTTTCCCGATGTTAGTTTTACAGTTGATGAAATTTTGGGATAG
- a CDS encoding DUF4351 domain-containing protein → MAYDNTCKYLAEKFPAAFVQWLLSLDRPTRIQVLKTELIQEPIRADSLAFLQADNEILHLEFETLPYSDPPISFRMLDYYVRLKRQYSCSIHQVVIFLQQTASEQVFVSDYTDENTLHRYRVIRLWEQDPALLLSVPGLLPLATLAQTNSPRTLLEQVANRIATIEEPDRQADLLACSQVLAGLRFEKNLIRQLFRKETMRESVIYQEIREDGLLEGRQREALSFVTRQLTRRLGTIAPEMQTQIQTLSVEELENLGEALLDFSEPGDLANWLNER, encoded by the coding sequence TTGGCCTACGACAACACTTGCAAATATCTGGCCGAAAAATTCCCAGCCGCCTTCGTCCAATGGCTGCTATCACTCGATCGGCCCACCAGGATTCAGGTTCTCAAAACTGAACTCATTCAAGAACCCATCCGCGCTGATTCTCTGGCTTTCCTACAAGCCGATAACGAAATTCTACATCTGGAATTTGAAACCCTACCCTACTCCGACCCTCCCATTTCGTTCAGAATGCTTGACTACTACGTTAGGCTCAAGCGTCAATACTCCTGTTCCATCCATCAAGTAGTAATCTTTTTACAGCAAACAGCCTCAGAACAAGTTTTTGTATCCGATTATACAGACGAAAATACCCTACATCGCTATAGAGTTATTCGCCTGTGGGAACAAGACCCCGCTTTACTGCTATCTGTCCCCGGTTTGCTGCCATTGGCGACATTAGCTCAAACTAACTCGCCGCGCACTTTGCTAGAGCAAGTGGCTAATCGGATTGCTACAATTGAAGAACCCGATCGACAAGCCGATCTACTCGCTTGTTCGCAAGTCCTCGCAGGTTTGAGGTTTGAAAAAAACTTAATCAGACAACTATTTAGGAAGGAAACTATGCGGGAGTCTGTCATTTATCAAGAAATTCGCGAAGATGGTCTGCTTGAAGGAAGACAACGCGAGGCACTGTCTTTTGTCACTCGCCAATTGACTCGACGACTTGGTACGATCGCACCTGAAATGCAAACACAAATTCAGACCTTATCCGTAGAAGAATTAGAAAATTTAGGAGAGGCACTTCTGGATTTTTCCGAACCAGGAGACTTAGCTAATTGGTTGAATGAACGCTAG